One Candidatus Obscuribacterales bacterium genomic window carries:
- a CDS encoding NAD(P)/FAD-dependent oxidoreductase yields the protein MKVVVIGGGINGLVAANYLQRNGFAVTMLEKKTSIGGACTSDVVSIDGKQYRYSNGASAFGFMQDFVFEETGLAQRVVVGAPEHPEIVYFDGQDESCLLHDDVQMLKQELKQKWSEEGDVEGFIEDMEKVCNFLIANFKSATIPSMTSAVDTLGQELSDRWISGSARDLLNYYFTSEKTKMFFYIEVTESGPVEFDSPYSAFNVALMNTGAIFDGKWGFVSGGIGKITETLADINAELGVNLVSGVEIRSVAKSGKEVRYVFDGQLHKLKTDYVVFATDPLSAARLLQDSKLEVRVSGKKMLGTSGKVLLFFKNPVQWKGSTGATDFDSAFRFIINTNSPGEFAESSKEVELGKKDFSDAYFEVYCEGAGRRRLGDKMDYDVVAVFLKNLAIAKTGIELPEVKQQVEDIVLSKILNREDLIGSLLFTPKDIRDNFFMPQGNIDHIELCDGQNFFARTFSANPSKRFYQFGRHENVYYCGAGAYPCGSVAGTVGYMCAQEIIRRLK from the coding sequence ATGAAGGTAGTTGTAATTGGTGGTGGAATAAATGGACTTGTGGCTGCAAATTATCTTCAACGCAACGGTTTTGCTGTAACAATGTTGGAGAAGAAGACTTCAATTGGTGGTGCTTGCACTTCTGATGTTGTTTCGATCGACGGGAAGCAGTATCGCTATTCAAACGGCGCATCAGCATTTGGCTTTATGCAGGATTTTGTTTTTGAAGAAACCGGTCTTGCTCAAAGAGTCGTTGTTGGTGCCCCAGAGCATCCGGAGATTGTTTACTTTGATGGGCAAGATGAATCTTGCCTGCTTCACGACGATGTCCAAATGCTCAAGCAAGAGCTGAAGCAGAAGTGGAGTGAAGAAGGTGATGTTGAGGGATTCATAGAGGATATGGAGAAGGTTTGCAATTTCCTAATTGCTAACTTCAAATCTGCAACAATTCCTTCAATGACATCTGCTGTCGACACTCTAGGTCAGGAATTGAGTGATCGCTGGATATCCGGCAGTGCTCGCGATCTTCTGAATTACTATTTCACGTCCGAAAAAACCAAGATGTTTTTCTATATTGAGGTCACGGAAAGCGGTCCGGTCGAATTTGATTCTCCCTATTCCGCCTTCAATGTTGCGCTGATGAATACTGGCGCAATTTTTGATGGCAAGTGGGGCTTTGTCAGCGGTGGTATTGGAAAAATTACCGAGACTCTGGCGGACATCAACGCTGAGTTGGGAGTGAATCTCGTTAGCGGTGTCGAAATTCGCTCGGTGGCAAAGTCTGGTAAGGAAGTTCGCTATGTATTCGATGGACAGCTGCACAAATTAAAGACAGACTATGTTGTTTTTGCAACTGATCCCTTGAGCGCTGCACGACTTCTTCAAGACAGTAAATTGGAAGTGCGGGTTTCCGGTAAGAAGATGCTTGGTACAAGCGGCAAGGTCTTGCTGTTTTTCAAGAATCCTGTTCAGTGGAAAGGTTCAACTGGCGCCACTGATTTCGATTCGGCATTTCGATTCATAATCAATACGAATAGCCCAGGCGAATTTGCAGAGTCATCAAAAGAAGTAGAACTCGGGAAGAAGGACTTCTCTGATGCCTACTTTGAGGTCTACTGCGAAGGAGCCGGACGCCGGCGCCTGGGCGACAAGATGGACTACGATGTTGTAGCTGTCTTCTTGAAAAATCTAGCTATTGCCAAAACCGGTATCGAGTTGCCTGAAGTAAAACAACAGGTAGAGGACATTGTGCTTTCAAAAATTCTCAATCGCGAGGATTTGATCGGCAGTCTTTTGTTTACACCGAAGGACATAAGAGACAACTTCTTCATGCCCCAAGGCAACATTGACCACATTGAACTCTGCGACGGGCAAAATTTCTTTGCACGCACATTTTCGGCTAATCCCTCGAAGCGCTTTTACCAATTTGGCAGACATGAAAATGTCTACTACTGCGGTGCCGGCGCTTATCCTTGCGGATCTGTCGCAGGAACAGTCGGCTATATGTGTGCTCAGGAAATAATTCGTCGCTTGAAATAA
- a CDS encoding GNAT family N-acetyltransferase, whose translation MNNGTYNLFVRRQQQLQEATEKLVAKWSQITGITVEKIARITFTDDTVIVRFREFEVLPDGVQRSLCERDLALPANLLWCKNRDEKLLAEVLSSIKIRQAVESDAYDMVWTHWKAVHITAANYGYYGPKILEDWSPKVSAERITLYREWVRTFPQRYPDKRVTVVAELAKRIIGFASYVPEKNYLLSLYVSPQAAGKKVGVRLLQEMERLARGAGCTYLELDAAINAEGFYVKHGYERIAPIFYTLHTGLEMPCVKMQKQL comes from the coding sequence ATGAACAATGGAACATACAATCTATTTGTACGCCGGCAGCAACAACTTCAGGAAGCAACTGAAAAGCTAGTTGCAAAATGGTCACAAATCACAGGCATCACCGTCGAGAAAATCGCACGCATAACATTTACTGATGACACAGTAATCGTGCGATTCCGGGAGTTCGAAGTCCTTCCGGATGGAGTACAAAGGTCTCTTTGTGAAAGAGACCTTGCTCTGCCGGCTAATTTGCTATGGTGTAAAAACCGAGACGAGAAATTGCTGGCAGAGGTTTTATCCTCCATCAAAATTCGCCAAGCAGTCGAATCTGATGCTTACGATATGGTTTGGACGCATTGGAAGGCTGTACATATAACGGCGGCAAATTATGGATATTACGGTCCGAAAATCTTAGAGGACTGGTCGCCGAAGGTAAGTGCTGAACGAATTACTCTCTACAGGGAATGGGTTCGCACTTTTCCTCAACGATATCCGGATAAGCGAGTGACTGTAGTCGCTGAGCTTGCCAAAAGGATAATTGGATTTGCTTCATATGTGCCGGAGAAAAATTATCTCTTGAGCTTATATGTCAGTCCGCAAGCTGCCGGAAAGAAAGTCGGTGTTCGACTTTTGCAAGAGATGGAACGACTAGCTAGAGGTGCCGGTTGTACATATCTTGAGCTGGATGCAGCAATAAATGCCGAAGGCTTTTATGTAAAGCACGGCTATGAGCGTATTGCCCCAATTTTTTACACACTGCATACGGGCCTCGAAATGCCCTGCGTGAAAATGCAAAAGCAGCTGTGA